ttgaagACTTGGAAGAGTTgtccgacacaacgaatcgatgacgcaattcgttgccaacacttttaataatcgatttttatcgattcgttgttgcagccctaatcacagtacatgataagatgatCACTTTTACGGAGTTCTGAAAAAGCATACATGATTTCTGAAAGGgtaaaactccggaaagatactttaagggGATCAATTTGGAGGTTAAACCACAAAATATTTCTGAGCACGGCCATGCCTGCAGCTCACGACTCCCCCAAGGGATAGGTCCAATGCGGAAAACAAATTTTGccggtgtgtgatgactaatgggacttcaaTCTTTAAATGCCAGCATCCTCACACACCAAACTGTGTATCACTTGTATTCACAAGATAAAGGTGCTTGCATGCATGCTTCTTTGTATGTGTGTTACTCCTCAGGTACTCCATCCATCTGTGGGATCTGAACCATCCAGGAACTTGGGAAAGCAAAGGCACATATGTGTATTACACAGACTTCATCATGGAGCTGTCTATGCTGTTTCTGGATCTTATGCACCACATCCACATGCTTGTAAGATCTAAAGCTGTTTCCTTATTCTGGGACATCTTTTtacattcatgttttttttaaagcgTTTTGTTATAGAACTCAGATTatctgtatacacacacacacacacacatagaattATTAGAAAAAAAATTGAATGGTTTACATGTGCacttgtcagtgttttgatcaaaTGTGAAGGATTATTTGAAGAGGCATTTGGGAGTAGAAGAGAGGAGACTCGGCTCAGTGAGCTTAGCCAGAGTATCTGAGATCTACGTCTTTATTTAGAATATTTACACAGTTTATTTTCCTCTCCAAATATGTTACTTTCAGCTTTTTGGAAACATCTGGCTTTCCATGGCGAGCTTGGTCATCTTTATGCAGCTGCGCTACCTATTCTATGAGGTCCAGCGCCGCATCCGCAGACACAAGAACTACCTACGAGTCATTAACAACATGGAGGCCAGGTAATAATACATACGTGTACAAAAATGTAGTAATACCATTGTTATTATGTGTGCTTTTGAGTCCTTGTGGGTGCCATTGATTCTTGTTCTAAATGTGTGCAGGTTTGCTGCTGCTACTCCAGACGAGCTGGCAGCCAATAACGATGACTGCGCCATCTGCTGGGACGCCATGCTTACGGCACGAAAACTTCCATGCGGTCATCTCTTTCACAAGTAAACAAGCGCTTCCTTTTTGGTAGCTTCTGTAAAACAAAGTAAAAGCTGCCTATTAGAAACGGTATGCATCCATGTGATTTTGTAGCTCTTGCTTGCGCTCCTGGCTTGAGCAAGATACGTCGTGTCCCACATGTCGAACTTCGCTAAACATCAATGGGGACGGGGTTCAGGTGAGAGGTCAGCCGCAGGGTGGTGCTATGGAGGATAACGTCggtcctgctggtgctgctctggAGGGGAGACCACACATCAACCATCACAATCACTTCTTCCACTTCGATGGTAAGTCACCCAAACCCCTAACCGCGACCCGACACGTCTCTGATGGGTTGTGATGTTTATTTATTCTTACAGGATCCCGTATTGCCAGCTGGCTGCCCAGTTTTTCAGTGGAAGTGATGCACACCACTAATATTTTGGGCATCACGCAGGCCAACAACTCTCAGCTCACAGCTATGGTAGGACCACGTTTACTCCCTCTGTGGTTTCATGTGAGATCACACAGAGATCCTGACTGAAGTTGTGTTCTTTTCTTAGTCCTTTTTTAGTTAATAAGTCATTTGTTTTTTAGAATATTTTTACAATAAATGGATTGTATTTTTGTAATAAAAGAAGTGTCAGCATCAAAGCCTCCATCAAATACACCTGATGAAGTTCATTAAACCCCACGTTAGACACTTTCAAGTTAGGAATCTGCTGTAATCTGGGATTGAATAAAACCCACAAGTATTTATTTAATcattagggatgttccgatcacgcTGTTTTGGTCCCGACCTGAGTCCGAGTCATTTAATTTTGAgtgtctgccgataccgagtcctgatccgatacttctcaggaaagcattaaaataagaagaaataaagaaaacatcTGAGTTTTCCTTTAACTTTCACTTTTTTAAGAAGTGCATTGATTAAAAAGCGAGTTTATAttatgaatatatttaaaagtggCAGCGTTGCTCAtatttcaagttgtttactcCCTCAATATGCAGCTGTGTTGAGAGATGTTTGTTCCCGTGATGGGGCAGGCATGCGGTGCCTTGGCCGTCTGGCTAACTTTTCCTGCACAACACCTGTAGCTACCGAGCAGCTTGGTCCTGCAGGAGACTTAGAAACCCCAACATTCAGCAGCCTGTTTATTTCCCTGTGGGCTGGCTCTGTGCTGTCTGAGTTTGTTGTGAACTGGGAAGGAAACAGGTCGCTTTGTTGACGCCTGAAGGGAAACCCAAATGCAAAAGTAAAGGTTTGAAGGCTGTGAATGCCCAGTATGCAGACATTACAAGTGGCTGTTACACTGCCTTCACTGTTTGGATTAAAATACCACCATATTACGGACAATAAGCAGTAGCCTGCTTGCTAACAGCTGCACCTCGGTGTCTGAATCCCTGCCTGCCGTAAAATCTTGTGACTTTATGGTGTTGTTTTCATACAAGAAACAAATAATGTTGATACAGATGAACTTGTTGAAATTAAAACCAAGTCATTGTTATTCCAATAGAAAATCTCTATTTTGAGATGAATTTAAAATATCATAATTGTTGTTTAAAATCTTTTCCTCCCAATTCCGATCCTTTTAAAATCACATGATCGGAACGTCCCTAAGTTTGACAGATATTTAGTTCTGGTTTTGTCTCGGTAGGAAAGTTTTTGTGACAATTTTAAACAATCAAACAAACGAATCATGACTCTGAAGTATTTTACATCAACAAGTGAACAATTGTTATGCTCAGCCACATGCTTTGCACGCTCAATAGCAGAAATGAGTCATTTTCATGAGGACAACTTTTTCATTCAACTTCCTGCAGGCAGGTCTGTACTTCCATCTCAAGTAACGTTTTTTAAACGTTTGTTCTCAGGCCCATCAGATTCAGGAGATGTTTCCTCAGGTGCCCTCCTACCTGGTCATGCAGGACCTGCAGCTGACCCGTTCTGTAGAGGTCACCACTGACAACATTCTCGAGGGACGAATCCAGGTGCCCTTTCCTGTCCAGGTCAGCCAGCTAGAGGGTTCTGCAGGAGTTCACCTCACTGTCCTGATCTTCAGTTTTGACATCTATGCACTGTTTTTGTCAGGCTATAGAACACGCTCCTCTACAAGAGAACCCGGCACCAGATGAGTCCGCGGGCCCCGGCGGGGCAGCTGAGCAGAGCCTCGCTGAGTCGGACAACATGGAGGTCAGAGGTGGTCGCTTCTCCAAGTCTGCTGAGGAGAGGCAGAAGATGCTGAAGCAGAGGAAAGAGGAGATGCTTCAGCATGCTCGCAGGTCGGAACTCTTCACATTTGACTTTACTAGAATAGGTTGAGATTGCTGACATCACCTCCACGATCCACGGTTTATGGTCAGAGGTGCAACCAGATCCGATTCCGTAACAAAATTAAACCGTTAAAACGATTTGCTTGTAGGAGGTATCTGAATAAGAACGAGGAGGACCAGGAGGAGGATTTTCCCATCCTGGAAGAGGACTCGTTCCCAGACCTGGACTTGACTGTGCTGAGACGCAGAACCATGGCAGAAGCTGCAGAGCGACGCATGCAGAACCAACAAGAACCCGCACCCTGACACAGCAGGAGACTGAACCTCCACATCACCCGGACAGGCAACAAGAGATCAGTTACAACCTCCCCCCATTCGGTGTTTGTAGTCAGTGGTCATCAGCTGTTCAAAACTGTCATTAAAATGCATAGCAGAGATGAGCTGTGGACTGTTTTATGCTGCCTAATCAAGGTGAGACTGTTTCCTCTGAGTATTTGGAGCATCATCTAGACTGATGGGTAGATGCAGGTCAGGACTTGCAGATTGCGTTGCCCATCGTTCATGTGCCACACATTGCAACCAGCAGCTTAGACAGTATCTTCCATGATTTGGATGTGCTGTCAGAATAAAGCACGATTTACTTTACAAAAAGTAAGATATATTTTACCAGAAAGGTTAGAAGTTGTCATTTGTAGACGAAGCTACGAGTCTTTTCTTCCCATTTCATATTTTGGTCACTTGTTTAGCTCATGGCTGAAAGCTCTGTAGTCCAGATGATCATCTGGTGTATCTGCGTGTTTCTTTTAAGAGTTTCAACTGTGAATTTAGTAGCAACATGTTTTAATTTCTTACCTCGGAGTAAGAGAATGTCACTTTAATGTTGGTCAGCCTTTCAGTCACACATGAATGTTTCTGTATAATAATGATGCTGCAGACTTAAGTGTTTTTGACCCGCTTGGGTTGTTttctgtcaggtttgtttttatttacaagagggggaagttgggatgtaCATTTATTTGTTTTCTAACATTTTTACCCTGAGATACATAGGCAAGGAATGGGAGATTTGTCTTCTCTTTGTTACCCTCCACTGAACAGCAAACATATGTAATGTTAATTGGGGATCCATGTCAGGTTAAAATAGTTTAAAAAGAGGCAGAAGAGTTACAAATCAAATGTTTTAAGttgatttcattcattcattcattcattcattcattcataacaCCTTCAGTTTTATGGCTGAAGCTTCTTTTGCTTTGACTGGAAAGGATGAGCCCTCTTGTTTCCAAACTCGTTTAAAGCCAGTTAAATGTGATTACCCTGGACTTGCTGCTTCTGTACAGCAAGATTAAGAATCTGAGGATATTTGGATTTAAGTCTTTTTTTTTGTCTGATCATTCTGCAACATGCTGATTAAACAAATCCACTAAAACAGCGGTGAACACCAGCTGCTCATTATTTAGGTAAAGTGCAGTACTGGACAGCACAGCCTGACTTTCTGAAACATAGGAATTCATCAAATTTCACAGAATTTATTGCTGACTGAGACATATCAATGGACGCCAAGTGGAGATTGTGTCATCCGATTATTTAGTTTCTCTAATTACATTACGAACATTCGTCTGGGTGAGAGGTGTGACCGGTGACTTTGTGTACATACTTATCCCAAAGATCATCTAACAAATCCACTGAAAGCTGAAGTGTTGTGacttttattgtgtttattttaatACTCAAACTCTGAGGTGATATTTTAAGTTAAAAGATTTAGGTTTTCAATTTTAATTtaagaaatgtaaaataaatgcacagTTCCTTTTAGTTTATTGTTTTACTTGGCAACTTGAAAAATCTGGTATATTTTCCTGCTCATGGTTTACCTTTCATAACTATTACCTATTTAATCAAAAATGAATTGTTTTGGACTGAGCTTTCCCATATGTTGTGCCTAAATCAAGGGTGGTTCGGTTAGTAATGTCTATAAATCTAGCTTTTTGTAAAATATGTTAATATGAAAGACTCAATAAAAAAAGAGCTTCTCTGGCTTTTTAAGAAACCTTTGTGTGAGTGATTTGATTTATATAGATTACGCCCCTTTAGTTGACAAAAGGTGGCCTAGTAATCAAGACCAATCTGGAGGTTATACAATCACATAGGATGGATGCCAGGCTAGACAAAAGCAGTTCTAGAAGGTAAAAAAGTGTagtttatgcacacacacacacacacacacacacacacaggggcatTAAAAACCCTCTCATAAAAAGTAAAGTATAAACTGAGTTTATAGTGCTGTAGCTAGCTGAGTTAAGTACTTCATGTTTTACTCTGTTGAATAAATACAGTTTTAATTGTCTTGTGCTAAACAGTAAGGATAAAATGCTGTGCTTACCATGTTTAAAATCAAAGAATAAATTAAGCAAGTCAGCTGAAAATGACAAATAACAAATGTTGTGTTAGCCAATAGATTCATTTATTGTGTCTCTATTGCATATCTGTGTGTAATTTTCAGCAGGACCGTCGGCCTTGACACCACACCTAAAAATTACACTCTTTCCCGCCCGTCATCCGGGTCAACACCCGGCTGACTGCAAAGGAATGAACCCATTATTTATTTTTACGTCACTGCGTAGCGCGAGTAATCTCTGCCACGTCATACGAAAGGGCTCGTCAGGCGGAAGCGTCTGAAAACACCCCGGTGTTGAGCGCAATAATGTAGCCCGGCCTCATTCAGAAGTGCTGCTTTATCTCAGTCAGTGTGGTTATCCCGCTGGATCGTCTCTTGCTGGCGTTCTTTGGTGAGTACCTGCTAGCTTGTCTGCTCGGGTAAATCATTATTTCTTATGTGGTATAAAATTAGCTCCGACATTTTTAGCTTTGTTAGATGTTTACTTTGGAAAGGTGGCCTCATGTTCGTCTGGACCCTTAAAACGTACACGGTCCATAAAGAGTTTACCAGTAACTTCAAGCATTTGTGCCAGCGAATGACGTTATTTTGGCTCATTTAAATGCACTCGCATTCAACATGAACTATTTAATTCAGATTACAAGGGCAATAACAGCACCGTCTCAACAAACTCAGCTGTTTGACACGGTTGATGAAGAATAGCAGCCACGAGATTTGAGGTGCTTTAGAGACGTGGTTCCCAACTTAGTGTCTGCGACTcctcaagaagaagaaaatatcatttctatagcgcctctcgagataaaaataACGAGGCActttacacacacaaaaaaatgtaaaaatataaaaaagaatttagaaaatggttaagaaatatatttaaaatgagcaaaaaaatagacaattgtgattaaaaaatgttaagaaagagagagtgaataggaaagagggaaatcagtggatccagaggaaggtggaataggtggggagagcagaataaagagtagtgaaggtcatacaaaagccactttgaacaagtgagttttcagctgctttttaatggagtccactgatctcaggctcaggtggTGAGAGTTGAGtctaggggccacagcagcaaatgatctgtcacctttggtcttaagcctggtgtgcttcacaaccagtaggctttgatcactggacctcagggacctgctgggggtgtagggactaagatcaccaatgtaagatggtgcttgtccatgtaaggccctatagaccagaaccaggatcttgaaatgaaccctgaagttgactggcagccagtgaagctggaggagaagcggggtgatgtgggtgtgtttggaggacttggtcagaagccgagcacaggcattctgaaccacctgcagacggttcagggaggttctgctcagacacgtgaaaagagagctacagtagtctaagcgtgaggagatgaaggtgtggataacagtctcaagttcagagcgggacagaatgggactcagctttgcaatgctcctgagatggaagaaggaagatcgaacaagagaactgacatgagaatccagggtgagagctgggtcaaaggtcacgccaagattcctgacggaatgtttggtgtgagaagcaagctgaccaagagagtctctgactttgggaaccagcttgtctgggacacagatgagaatctcagtcttatcttcagctgtggaaagctcccagccatctaggttttgatagagtctaagcaggtgtgtaacagctgcagcttagacatctcatggggcttaaaggagatgtacagttggatgtcatctgcataaagatagtaggagattcctttgaaggcactcaggatgtgctgaagaggaagagcagaggccccagcacagaaccttgtgggacaccatgggtaagagaggtggtggaggacctaaacttggagacaaccacagaaaaggagcgctcagaaagataagaggagaaccactccagagcagatcctgataggcctacccagtctctcagcctctccagtagcaggtgatggtcaactggGTGGAGGTCACTAGAGATTGCAGGGGCTCCCCATAAGTCCAATAACACACCCAATAATTTTGTTTCATTCTGTTCTGTTGCTCAACTTTACAGAATGGACGGTTAAAGCAGTATCACTGCTTACTCCTGAAACTTTAACATACGTGCCTACTCCAGATACAAAACTTAAGCCCAGCCTGTTTCCGGCTTTCGTGTCCCCTCTAAAACCGTTCCCCCTAGAAACACATAACAATTATATAACATTCCTCTTGTTACATCCTTTCtcatttttttcccttttctttacATTTTCATGTGGACCATATTTCACCAGCACGATTTTTTTCTGTCAAAGCTGTGAGATCCAATAACAAAAGATCAGTATTGTGCCGCTCTTTCCAATCCAAACTGATTCAACAAATCTCTAGCAAACTTTCCATAACATTTTCATAACATAACAATACATAGAACCTCACAAATGTATTCTTCTCACTTTTTTTTCCCatagaacaccccccacccctgaGAACAAACAAAATCAACATCTTAAACAGTATAGTCTTTCAAATAGGCAGGCCTCTTAACCGGACGACCCGACCTTGTAGTAACAGTGCCACCcagcttccagttgtcagacactGCTTGAAGCGTGTCACAAGCAGCCTGAGGCGGAATTAAGGGTGGGCCAACATCACGCCTGAGGTGTCTGCGATTTCCCCTCAATACCGCACCAGACTCCAGCTCTACCTTGTTAGATCTTGAAGCCACAGGAGTAATCACCGTGGCTCTTTCCCATGTCTTTCCAGGCACCAAGGGTTGGACTCAACTGGATCCCCAGGTGTAAGACCATCCAAGTCCTTTGCTGTGTGGTTGTAGTACCACTCCTACCTGTGCATGTTGTCAAGCAGCCCTTGTGCTGTTGCACACTCCTGGTTCCAGTAAAGTTGTTTTTGTAGGCCGAAGAGTTCTGGTCCTCCTGCTGAGAAGCCTTTGTGCAGGACTGGAATTCAGACCCTGGCTTGGAGTGTTGCAATGATCCAGTAGGGCCAGGTATGGATCCTGTCCAGCTGCAGCAGCCTTCTGTATGAGTCGTTTTGCCATCTTGACCGCTGATTCTGCCTTCCCGTGGCTTTGCGGGTAACCAGGTGAAGAAGTCCTGTGTTCAAACTCCCACTTTCGGCTGAACTCTCTAAACTCCTGTGAAGAGAATTGAGACCCATTATCCGAAACGAGCACATCCGGAATACCTTGACAAGCAAAATGGGCTTTCAGCTTGTGGATCACTGTGGTACTTTTTGTGTTGGGAAGATGGTCAACTTCCCAAAAGTTAGAATAATAGTCCACAGTTATCAAATAGTCCTTGTTGTGCCATGAAAACAGATCAGTCCCCACCTTGGCCCAAGGTCTGTAGGCCACATCATGTGGTTGCAACGTCTCCTTTTGTTGTTTGGGGTCTACTGACCTGCAGGTGTGGCATTTGGCAACAGCCGTTTTTATCTGCTCACTCATTCCATGCCAGTAAACACACTCACGAGCTCGCCTGAGGCATTCCATCCCcagatgtgatgaatgaatccggCGGATGAGGTCTGTTCTCAGTGCATCGGGTATCACAGCTCGTTCTCCCCTGAAAACAACGCCATCCTGATAACTCATCTCATCCTGGAATTCAAAATAGTGCTGAATGCTTTGGGATAATTCTTTTTTGTTCCCCGGCCAGCCTCCCTGAATCAGTTTGATTACTTCCTGCAACCCCGCATCTTGTTTTGTCGCCTCTAATTGCAGCCAGTTTCACCGCTGAGATGGGTAGATATGTTTCAGTTTcaccctgactgctgtccagcaaGTAAGCCCTGCTTAGTGTGTCTGCTAACAGCATGTCTCGTCCTGGCACATAGGTCACATTGATGTCATATTTCTGTAATCTCAGTAACATTCTCTGTAATTTCTTTGGCGCACTAAGTAGTGGTTTCTTCACGATATTTTCAAGTGGCTTATGGTCACTTTGCACCCTCACCTGCCTTCCATAGGTATGCTGGTGAAACTTTTCCAGTCCAAATACTATGGCCAAACACTCCTTTTCAATCTGGGCATAGCCCTGTTCTGTGGGAGTCAGCTCTCTACTTGCAAACGCTACAGGTTTCCCTTTCTGTGTCAGAGCCGCACCTAACCCCATCTCGGAGCATCATATCGTAGGGCACTGGGGCATTCGTTATCTTTTCTTTTAGTCTGTCTAGTGCTGTCTCGTGCATCTCTGTCCATTCCCACACGTTGTCCTTATATGTGAGCCGTCTCAAAACTTCAGTCATCTGAGAGGTGATCACAAAACTTTGAAAGGTATTTAACATGCCCACCAGTCTCTGCGCCCCTTTTACATCTGTAGGTCTTGGCAGCTCACGCACTGTGCATACCTTCTCTGGGTCAATGTGTAGGCCGTCTGCTGTCAGTAAGTGACCAATATAAGGTACTGAATCTTTTCTCAGCTTAACCTATTCCGCATTGAGTTTTATGTCTCTTTGTCTGCACCTGAGTAGAAAACATCTAAGGTTTTCATCATGGTTCAACTCTGCTTCCTGTTGTGTGTCTCCCTCACCTGTAATCAGTATGCCATCAGCAATAATGTACACCCCTTCTAAGCCCTCTAGTGCTTGCATCAGTTTTCTTTGGAATACTCTGGAGCTGGACTAATACCCACTGGCATCCTGAGCCACCCCTACCGTCCAAAAGGGGTAGCAAATGTGGTGAGATAACTAGACTCCTCATCCAGTTTAACATGCCCAAATCCCTGCTTCAGATCACACACAGTGAAGATCTTTGCTTTGGAGAGTGCCAGCAGAATATCTTCAATGGTTGGGAGTGGAAAATGGCTCCTTTTGAGGGCTCTGTTCAGTGGTTTGCGGTCTATGCAGATCCTTGTCTTTCCATTGGGTTTTGTCACTGACACCATAATGCTTATCCAGTCTGTATTGCACTCCACAGGTGCTATTTCTATGTCTTCCAGACTTTTCAACTCCTCTTTGAGTGGGGCCATCATAACAACTGGCACCCTACGTTTGGGCAGTTTTACAGGTGTTACAGTTTCATCTATTTCTATGCGGCACTCTTCCAGGCAGCCAACACCTTTGAAAACATCATGGAACTCTTTTATTTAGTCCATGTTTGTTAGTTGCTCTTTTtctgggactttgtctgtgttatgCGTAGTCACTATACTGTCCATTGCCAGTATATTTTCATACTGCACCTTGATCAGTTTCATGGCTTCGCTTGCCCTTCTGACCAATATGGGGACCCCATCTTCCTGATCCAACACCTGAAACTCAAGCCTGTACAGTTTATTAGTTCTCGGGTTCTGCAGTTTGATTTTGCATTTCCCAAGCGGGcatattttgcttttattataCATGACAAGTATCTTCTCTGTCACCCAATCATCACTCAGAATAAAGTTGTAATTCTGTATGTCTGTATAAAATTTTTATCAATCACTTTTGTTTTGTGTATGGTCGTAGGAGTTAGAGTTGAAGGTCCTGACGTTACTTCGATACAGGCAGGGGGGTCCGCCAGGGAAAATAAAGTTGGGAACCAGTTTTAGAGCCACTGTCACATGACTTCTGTGAAAAGGCCCCTCCACTTTCCCATCACACATCCTGGACTGAGTCTAGCTCTATCCTGGAAAGATCTCATCAATGGGTGCCGAAAGTGCATTCACAAGGAATGAGTATCATATTTACATGTGGGTGTGCCCGTGACGTGTACTGTATTTTCCAACTGGTTTGTCAGCCTCTGGAGCCTGAAAACCTTTTACCAAGTGCAGGTTTTATTTGTCGGGTCAAAGTCCCACCCATTTCCTGTTTGTGCAGTCTGAATAAGCCTACTTTGCATTTAAAGAAAaagctctgtttttttttttttaacattttgcaTGTGTTGAATCTTctgggcaggtgtgtgtgtgtgtgtcctagtcTGATTGTGGAATGCTGCTGGACGAGACTCCTCTTTTTGAGCCTTCTCTGCTTCAGGAGTTGGACTGGAGTGGCAATGCCGCATGCTTTTCTCCTCCCATCTCACCATCCAGTCCAGGAGATGGCCTGGTGCTCCGGCCCCTGTGCACAGCAGACTTTAACAGAGGTAAATATGGACGTGCCCCAGACCTGCTCTGGCATTAGAATCATACAAATTTGTATGTAATAAACTCGTTTAAAATGTGgtcattatttttttctttctttctacagGCTTCTTCAAAGTTTTATCTCAACTTACTAAAACAGGAGACATCACACCAGAGCTGTTTGTCAGTAAGTCACACTTAAAGCTGCTATATAAGCTATTATTACACTAAAGACATCCTCATTTTAATTCTTTGTGCATCTCACTATTTGCAAAGTTTAGGTTTTAAtctgaggggaaaaaaagaaTGACATTGAAACAGTTTGTAGAGGGGAAAAAACTTCTCAGACAAAACAAACATCACTGAAAACATCTTAAGCTTCCTCCAGACATCTGGCTGGGAAAAGCCTTGAGgctttcataataataataataatgaggcttccagggtggtgctcccccctatctggccacactcctgaacagacattccccatcacgcgctctgcgctcctctgaccaaggcctgctcg
This genomic window from Nothobranchius furzeri strain GRZ-AD chromosome 9, NfurGRZ-RIMD1, whole genome shotgun sequence contains:
- the amfra gene encoding E3 ubiquitin-protein ligase AMFR, with protein sequence MPLLFMERFPWPSLQTYTALSVALLAGSIFSAYTTVTDPGFGALETEDTPAPSEFNLEHHLSSAVSNTDLARTVLWYLVTDSLFVWVLVNTFCCSLMLIAKMIQYVVFGPLRVIEKQHLKDKFWNFIFYKFIFIFGVLNVQTVEEVVMWCLWFSALVFLHLMVQLCKDRFEYLSFSPSTSMNSHVRVLCLLVSLLLDCCGLAVVCGLLGASHGMHTLSFMGAECLLVTVRTGHVIMRYSIHLWDLNHPGTWESKGTYVYYTDFIMELSMLFLDLMHHIHMLLFGNIWLSMASLVIFMQLRYLFYEVQRRIRRHKNYLRVINNMEARFAAATPDELAANNDDCAICWDAMLTARKLPCGHLFHNSCLRSWLEQDTSCPTCRTSLNINGDGVQVRGQPQGGAMEDNVGPAGAALEGRPHINHHNHFFHFDGSRIASWLPSFSVEVMHTTNILGITQANNSQLTAMAHQIQEMFPQVPSYLVMQDLQLTRSVEVTTDNILEGRIQVPFPVQAIEHAPLQENPAPDESAGPGGAAEQSLAESDNMEVRGGRFSKSAEERQKMLKQRKEEMLQHARRRYLNKNEEDQEEDFPILEEDSFPDLDLTVLRRRTMAEAAERRMQNQQEPAP